A single Danio aesculapii chromosome 19, fDanAes4.1, whole genome shotgun sequence DNA region contains:
- the stx12 gene encoding syntaxin-12 has product MSYGRTDQRASPKDFSSLIQTCSSNIQKITQNTALIKGLVNQLGTKQDTGGLRERLKQMQHYTNQLAKETNKHLKDLGSLSLPVSLSEQRQQKIQKDRLMNDFSAALNNFQAVQRRAAEKEKESVARARAGSRLSADDGGHDEQLVSFDNNDDWGKTTTQTEDVAITEEDLELIKERETAIQQLESDILDVNQIFKDLAVMIHDQGEMIDSIEANVESAEVHVERGAEQLQRAAQYQQKSRKKICFLAVGLSIVVLIIGIVIWKLS; this is encoded by the exons ATGTCGTATGGGAGGACAGATCAACGCGCTTCGCCGAAAGACTTCAGCAGCCTCATTCAGACATGCAGCTCCAATATTCAGAAGATCACACAGAACA CTGCTCTAATCAAGGGCTTGGTCAACCAACTGGGCACAAAACAAGACACCGGTGGCCTGCGGGAGAGACT TAAGCAGATGCAGCACTACACAAACCAGCTGGCAAAAGAGACCAACAAACACCTGAAGGACCTCGGCTCACTCTCATTGCCCGTCTCCCTCTCCGAACAG aGACAGCAGAAGATCCAGAAGGACCGGCTGATGAATGATTTCTCCGCTGCTCTAAACAACTTTCAGGCCGTGCAGCGTCGAGCCGCGGAGAAAGAGAAGGAGTCAGTGGCCAGAGCTCGAGCGGGGTCTCGTCTTTCT GCTGACGACGGAGGTCACGATGAGCAGCTGGTCTCCTTTGATAA taatGATGATTGGGGCAAGACCACCACTCAGACAGAAGACGTGGCCATAACAGAGGAGGACCTGGAGCTCATTAAAGAAAGAGAAACCGCCATTCAACAACTTGag TCGGACATTTTGGATGTGAATCAAATTTTCAAGGATCTTGCCGTGATGATCCATGATCAGGGTGAAATGATTG ATAGCATAGAGGCTAATGTGGAGAGTGCAGAAGTGCATGTGGAGAGAGGAGCTGAGCAGCTTCAGAGAGCCGCACAATATCAG CAAAAGTCCCGTAAGAAGATATGCTTCCTGGCAGTGGGCCTTTCCATAGTGGTGCTCATCATCGGCATTGTCATCTGGAAGCTTTCCTAG